Proteins encoded by one window of Camelus bactrianus isolate YW-2024 breed Bactrian camel chromosome 9, ASM4877302v1, whole genome shotgun sequence:
- the LOC105074336 gene encoding leukocyte immunoglobulin-like receptor subfamily B member 4 isoform X2 — MSLQADGKLPPGPQGGGAMTPTLTALLCLGLSVGVRTQVQAGTLPKPTIWAEPGSVIPWGRPVTIWCQGTLGAQEFRLHKEGSLARWDTQRPLEPGDKATFSISYMTEHNTGRYRCYYHSLTGRSQDSDALVLRMSGWLRGIPSLSVQPGSMVASGQSVTLLCQSRISMDTFLLFKEGAAHPPLRLRSKFQGGQYRAEFSLSPVTAAHGGTYRCYSSLNTSPYLLSQPSDPLKLPVSGGAPGLRWYVNVPITGSVAFVVIVLLLLLLIRYLCQERRRKSDAAENDTQPAEGVQLDHQAAPSTCPQDVTHSTLRWETIAAPPSRSGEPPAEPTLYATLAIH, encoded by the exons ATGTCCCTCCAGGCAGACGGCAAACTCCCA CCTGGACCACAGGGAGGAGGCGCCATGACCCCCACCCTCACGGCCCTGCTCTGTCTCG GGCTGAGTGTGGGCGTGAGGACCCAGGTGCAGGCAG GGACCCTCCCCAAACCCACCATCTGGGCTGAGCCAGGCTCTGTGATCCCCTGGGGGAGGCCCGTGACCATCTGGTGTCAGGGGACCCTGGGGGCCCAGGAGTTCCGTCTACATAAAGAGGGAAGCCTAGCCCGCTGGGACACACAGCGCCCACTGGAGCCCGGGGACAAGGCCACGTTCTCCATCTCATACATGACAGAGCACAACACAGGGAGATACCGCTGTTACTATCACAGCCTCACCGGCAGGTCACAGGACAGTGATGCCCTGGTGCTGCGGATGTCAG GATGGCTGCGTGGCATCCCCTCCCTCTCGGTGCAGCCGGGCTCCATGGTGGCGTCAGGACAGAGTGTGACCCTGCTGTGTCAGTCAAGGATCTCCATGGACACCTTCCTTCTGTTCAAGGAGGGGGCAGCCCATCCCCCGCTGCGTCTTAGATCAAAGTTCCAAGGTGGGCAGTACCGGGCCGAGTTCTCCCTGAGTCCTGTGACCGCAGCCCACGGGGGGACCTACAGGTGCTACAGCTCACTCAACACCTCCCCCTACCTGCTGTCACAGCCCAGTGACCCCCTGAAGCTCCCGGTCTCAG GAGGTGCCCCAGGTCTCAGGTGGTACGTGAACGTTCCGATCACAGGCTCAGTGGCCTTCGTCGTcatcgtcctcctcctcctcctcctcatccgcTATCTGTGTCAGGAAAGACGCAGGAAGTCAG ATGCCGCCGAGAACGACACACAGCCTGCGGAGGGGGTGCAGCTGGACCATCAG GCTGCCCCATCTACATGCCCCCAGGATGTGACCCACTCGACTCTCAGATGGGAGACGATTGCAGCCCCTCCATCCCGGTCGGGGGAGCCCCCGGCAGAGCCCACCTTGTACGCCACACTTGCCATCCACTAG
- the LOC105074337 gene encoding leukocyte immunoglobulin-like receptor subfamily B member 5, with protein MSPPSAQPGPQGGGAMTPTLTALLCLGVYSKPSLSALRSPVVTSGGNVTLRCGSWQGFDRFILTKEGEDKPSGALDAQPQPSGQTQALFPVGPVPPSPRWTFRCYGCYRSKRQVWSAPSDPLELLVSGVSGKPSLLTPQGPVVALGQNLTLQCRSDVGYERYALFKEGEQDLLQRPGRQPQAGLSQADFPRGLVIRSDGGRYRCYGGHNLSSEWSAPSDPLDILVAGWLRDTPSLSVQPGPTVASGENVTLLCQSSTWRDTFLLSKEGAAHPPLRLRSKFQGGQYRAEFSLSPVTAAHRGTYRCYSSLNSDPYLLSLPSDPLELLVSGGPENQLLPPMESGPQTGLKSYLNVLIGVSAAFILLLLLLLLILWRHSRCRKSGAADPEPKNRGLQSSSSPAADAQDQNLYAAENDTQPAEGVQLDHQAAASEAPQDVTYAQLNHSTLRRETTAAPPSQSGEPPAEPSVYATLAIHYRALEETTNTEGCKPPAGTCICPEDVKVSRVHGPASERTHPVGLRAEGTVSPPSAQPGPQGGGAMTPTLTALLCLGLSVGVRTQVQAGTLPKPTIWAEPGSVIPWNVPVTIWCQGTLGAREFRLDKEGSKSPWDTQPPLGSGDKATFSISYMTEHNTGRYRCYYLSLTGWSERSDPLELVVVTSERTLRGVYSKPSLSALTSPVVTSGGNVTLRCGSWQGFDRFILTKEGEDKPTGALDAQPQPSGQTQALFPVGPVPPSPRWTFRCYGCYRSKRQVWSAPSDPLELLVSGVSGKPSLLTPQGPVVALGQNLTLQCRSDVGYERYALFKEGEQDLLQRPGRQPQAGLSQADFPRGLVIRSDGGRYRCYGGHNLSSEWSAPSDPLDILVAGWLRDTPSLSVQPGPTVASGENVTLLCQSSTWRDTFLLSKEGAAHPPLRLRSKFQGGQYRAEFSLSPVTAAHRGTYRCYSSLNSDPYLLSLPSDPLELLVSGGPENQLLPPMESGPQTGLKSYLNVLIGVSAAFILLLLLLLLILWRHSRCRKSGAADPEPKNRGLQSSSSPAADAQDQNLYAAENDTQPAEGVQLDHQAAASEAPQDVTYAQLNHSTLRRETTAAPPSQSGEPPAEPSVYATLAIH; from the exons ATGTCTCCTCCATCTGCACAGCCTGGACCACAGGGAGGAGGCGCCATGACCCCCACGCTCACGGCCCTGCTGTGTCTCG GAGTCTACAGCAAACCCAGCCTCTCAGCCCTGCGGAGTCCCGTGGTGACCTCAGGAGGGAATGTGACCCTCCGGTGTGGCTCATGGCAGGGATTTGACAGGTTCATCCTGACTAAGGAAGGGGAAGACAAGCCCTCCGGGGCCCTGGACGCACAGCCACAGCCCAGCGGGCAGACCCAGGCCCTATTCCCTGTGGGCCCcgtgccccccagccccaggtggACGTTCAGATGCTATGGCTGCTACAGGAGCAAACGCCAGGTGTGGTCGGCCCCCAGTGACCCCCTGGAGCTCCTGGTCTCAG GTGTGTCTGGGaagccctccctcctcaccccgcAGGGCCCTGTTGTGGCCTTGGGACAGAACCTGACCCTCCAATGTCGCTCTGATGTCGGCTACGAAAGATACGCTTTGTTCAAGGAGGGGGAACAAGACCTCCTCCAGCGCCCTGGCCggcagccccaggctgggctctCTCAGGCCGACTTCCCCCGGGGCCTGGTGATTCGCTCTGATGGGGGCCGGTACAGATGCTATGGGGGACACAACCTCTCCTCCGAGTGGTCGGCCCCCAGCGACCCCCTGGACATCCTGGTGGCAG GATGGCTGCGTGACACCCCCTCCCTCTCGGTGCAGCCGGGCCCCACGGTGGCCTCAGGAGAGAATGTGACCCTGCTGTGTCAGTCGAGTACCTGGAGGGACACCTTCCTTCTGTCCAAGGAGGGGGCAGCCCATCCCCCGCTGCGTCTTAGATCAAAGTTCCAAGGTGGGCAGTACCGGGCCGAGTTCTCCCTGAGTCCTGTGACCGCAGCCCACCGGGGGACCTACAGGTGCTACAGCTCACTCAACAGTGACCCCTACCTGCTGTCACTCCCCAGTGACCCCCTGGAGCTCCTGGTCTCAG GAGGCCCTGAGAACCAGCTCCTCCCTCCCATGGAGTCAGGCCCGCAGACGG GACTCAAATCGTACCTGAACGTTCTGATCGGGGTCTCGGCGGCCTTCatcctgctgctcctcctcctcctcctcatcctttgGCGTCACAGCAGATGCAGGAAGTCGG GGGCTGCAGACCCCGAGCCCAAGAACAGAGGCCTGCAGAGCAG ctccagcccagctGCCGACGCCCAGGACCAGAACCTct ATGCCGCCGAGAACGACACACAGCCTGCGGAGGGGGTGCAGCTGGACCATCAG GCTGCCGCATCTGAAGCCCCCCAGGATGTGACCTACGCCCAACTGAACCACTCGACCCTCAGACGGGAGACGactgcagcccctccctcccagtcGGGGGAGCCCCCCGCAGAGCCCAGCGTGTACGCCACACTCGCCATCCACTA CAGGGCCCTGGAAGAAACGACCAACACCGAGGGATGTAAACC ACCAGCAGGAACCTGCATCTGCCCTGAAGATGTGAAGGTGAGCCGGGTCCATG GACCAGCCTCTGAGCGGACACACCCTGTGGGTCTCCGTGCTGAGGGCACCGTGTCTCCTCCATCTGCACAGCCTGGACCACAGGGAGGAGGCGCCATGACCCCCACCCTCACGGCCCTGCTCTGTCTCG GGCTGAGTGTGGGCGTGAGGACCCAGGTGCAGGCAG GGACCCTCCCCAAACCCACCATCTGGGCTGAGCCAGGCTCTGTGATCCCCTGGAATGTCCCTGTGACCATCTGGTGTCAGGGGACCCTGGGGGCCCGGGAGTTCCGTCTGGATAAAGAGGGAAGCAAAAGCCCCTGGGACACACAGCCCCCACTGGGGTCCGGGGACAAGGCCACGTTCTCCATCTCATACATGACAGAGCACAACACAGGGAGATACCGCTGTTACTATCTCAGCCTCACTGGCTGGTCAGAGCGCAGTGACCCCCTGGAGCTGGTGGTGGTGACAAGTGAGAGGACACTCAGGG GAGTCTACAGCAAACCCAGCCTCTCAGCCCTGACGAGCCCCGTGGTGACCTCAGGAGGGAACGTGACCCTCCGGTGTGGCTCATGGCAGGGATTTGACAGGTTCATCCTGACTAAGGAAGGGGAAGACAAGCCCACCGGGGCCCTGGATGCACAGCCACAGCCCAGCGGGCAGACCCAGGCCCTGTTCCCTGTGGGCCCcgtgccccccagccccaggtggACGTTCAGATGTTATGGCTGCTACAGGAGCAAACGCCAGGTGTGGTCGGCCCCCAGTGACCCCCTGGAGCTCCTGGTCTCAG GTGTGTCTGGGaagccctccctcctcaccccgcAGGGCCCTGTTGTGGCCTTGGGACAGAACCTGACCCTCCAATGTCGCTCTGATGTCGGCTACGAAAGATACGCTTTGTTCAAGGAGGGGGAACAAGACCTCCTCCAGCGCCCTGGCCggcagccccaggctgggctctCTCAGGCCGACTTCCCCCGGGGCCTGGTGATTCGCTCTGATGGGGGCCGGTACAGATGCTATGGGGGACACAACCTCTCCTCCGAGTGGTCGGCCCCCAGCGACCCCCTGGACATCCTGGTGGCAG GATGGCTGCGTGACACCCCCTCCCTCTCGGTGCAGCCGGGCCCCACGGTGGCCTCAGGAGAGAATGTGACCCTGCTGTGTCAGTCGAGTACCTGGAGGGACACCTTCCTTCTGTCCAAGGAGGGGGCAGCCCATCCCCCGCTGCGTCTTAGATCAAAGTTCCAAGGTGGGCAGTACCGGGCCGAGTTCTCCCTGAGTCCTGTGACCGCAGCCCACCGGGGGACCTACAGGTGCTACAGCTCACTCAACAGTGACCCCTACCTGCTGTCACTCCCCAGTGACCCCCTGGAGCTCCTGGTCTCAG GAGGCCCTGAGAACCAGCTCCTCCCTCCCATGGAGTCAGGCCCGCAGACGG GACTCAAATCGTACCTGAACGTTCTGATCGGGGTCTCGGCGGCCTTCatcctgctgctcctcctcctcctcctcatcctttgGCGTCACAGCAGATGCAGGAAGTCGG GGGCTGCAGACCCCGAGCCCAAGAACAGAGGCCTGCAGAGCAG ctccagcccagctGCCGACGCCCAGGACCAGAACCTct ATGCCGCCGAGAACGACACACAGCCTGCGGAGGGGGTGCAGCTGGACCATCAG
- the LOC105074336 gene encoding leukocyte immunoglobulin-like receptor subfamily B member 4 isoform X1 has translation MRVSSLDFCHPELQGSNSGWLYPTGRRYWHNRNRKQDRFFSPNLSSASAGFESVVSGDVPPGRRQTPRLSVGVRTQVQAGTLPKPTIWAEPGSVIPWGRPVTIWCQGTLGAQEFRLHKEGSLARWDTQRPLEPGDKATFSISYMTEHNTGRYRCYYHSLTGRSQDSDALVLRMSGWLRGIPSLSVQPGSMVASGQSVTLLCQSRISMDTFLLFKEGAAHPPLRLRSKFQGGQYRAEFSLSPVTAAHGGTYRCYSSLNTSPYLLSQPSDPLKLPVSGGAPGLRWYVNVPITGSVAFVVIVLLLLLLIRYLCQERRRKSDAAENDTQPAEGVQLDHQAAPSTCPQDVTHSTLRWETIAAPPSRSGEPPAEPTLYATLAIH, from the exons ATGA GGGTTTCCAGCTTGGACTTCTGCCATCCAGAACTGCAAGGTAGTAACTCTGGGTGGCTTTACCCCACCGGCCGGCGGTACTGGCACAACAGAAACAGGAAAcaagacagatttttttcccctaatctgAGCTCTGCAAGCGCAGGGTTTGAATCTGTCGTGTCCGGGGATGTCCCTCCAGGCAGACGGCAAACTCCCA GGCTGAGTGTGGGCGTGAGGACCCAGGTGCAGGCAG GGACCCTCCCCAAACCCACCATCTGGGCTGAGCCAGGCTCTGTGATCCCCTGGGGGAGGCCCGTGACCATCTGGTGTCAGGGGACCCTGGGGGCCCAGGAGTTCCGTCTACATAAAGAGGGAAGCCTAGCCCGCTGGGACACACAGCGCCCACTGGAGCCCGGGGACAAGGCCACGTTCTCCATCTCATACATGACAGAGCACAACACAGGGAGATACCGCTGTTACTATCACAGCCTCACCGGCAGGTCACAGGACAGTGATGCCCTGGTGCTGCGGATGTCAG GATGGCTGCGTGGCATCCCCTCCCTCTCGGTGCAGCCGGGCTCCATGGTGGCGTCAGGACAGAGTGTGACCCTGCTGTGTCAGTCAAGGATCTCCATGGACACCTTCCTTCTGTTCAAGGAGGGGGCAGCCCATCCCCCGCTGCGTCTTAGATCAAAGTTCCAAGGTGGGCAGTACCGGGCCGAGTTCTCCCTGAGTCCTGTGACCGCAGCCCACGGGGGGACCTACAGGTGCTACAGCTCACTCAACACCTCCCCCTACCTGCTGTCACAGCCCAGTGACCCCCTGAAGCTCCCGGTCTCAG GAGGTGCCCCAGGTCTCAGGTGGTACGTGAACGTTCCGATCACAGGCTCAGTGGCCTTCGTCGTcatcgtcctcctcctcctcctcctcatccgcTATCTGTGTCAGGAAAGACGCAGGAAGTCAG ATGCCGCCGAGAACGACACACAGCCTGCGGAGGGGGTGCAGCTGGACCATCAG GCTGCCCCATCTACATGCCCCCAGGATGTGACCCACTCGACTCTCAGATGGGAGACGATTGCAGCCCCTCCATCCCGGTCGGGGGAGCCCCCGGCAGAGCCCACCTTGTACGCCACACTTGCCATCCACTAG
- the LOC105074336 gene encoding leukocyte immunoglobulin-like receptor subfamily B member 5 isoform X3, with protein sequence MSLQADGKLPPGPQGGGAMTPTLTALLCLEHNTGRYRCYYHSLTGRSQDSDALVLRMSGWLRGIPSLSVQPGSMVASGQSVTLLCQSRISMDTFLLFKEGAAHPPLRLRSKFQGGQYRAEFSLSPVTAAHGGTYRCYSSLNTSPYLLSQPSDPLKLPVSGGAPGLRWYVNVPITGSVAFVVIVLLLLLLIRYLCQERRRKSDAAENDTQPAEGVQLDHQAAPSTCPQDVTHSTLRWETIAAPPSRSGEPPAEPTLYATLAIH encoded by the exons ATGTCCCTCCAGGCAGACGGCAAACTCCCA CCTGGACCACAGGGAGGAGGCGCCATGACCCCCACCCTCACGGCCCTGCTCTGTCTCG AGCACAACACAGGGAGATACCGCTGTTACTATCACAGCCTCACCGGCAGGTCACAGGACAGTGATGCCCTGGTGCTGCGGATGTCAG GATGGCTGCGTGGCATCCCCTCCCTCTCGGTGCAGCCGGGCTCCATGGTGGCGTCAGGACAGAGTGTGACCCTGCTGTGTCAGTCAAGGATCTCCATGGACACCTTCCTTCTGTTCAAGGAGGGGGCAGCCCATCCCCCGCTGCGTCTTAGATCAAAGTTCCAAGGTGGGCAGTACCGGGCCGAGTTCTCCCTGAGTCCTGTGACCGCAGCCCACGGGGGGACCTACAGGTGCTACAGCTCACTCAACACCTCCCCCTACCTGCTGTCACAGCCCAGTGACCCCCTGAAGCTCCCGGTCTCAG GAGGTGCCCCAGGTCTCAGGTGGTACGTGAACGTTCCGATCACAGGCTCAGTGGCCTTCGTCGTcatcgtcctcctcctcctcctcctcatccgcTATCTGTGTCAGGAAAGACGCAGGAAGTCAG ATGCCGCCGAGAACGACACACAGCCTGCGGAGGGGGTGCAGCTGGACCATCAG GCTGCCCCATCTACATGCCCCCAGGATGTGACCCACTCGACTCTCAGATGGGAGACGATTGCAGCCCCTCCATCCCGGTCGGGGGAGCCCCCGGCAGAGCCCACCTTGTACGCCACACTTGCCATCCACTAG